The DNA window GGCCTTTTCCTTTATGTGCCCATCCTTTCACCATGTTTGGGTAAGGTATTCGGTAGAACGACATGTTGAGTTCTACCGTATCCAACCCTGAATTTTTGACATACCAGTCTAACCCATCAGGATTCCACGAATACGACCAACCCGAAGTTCCCACATGCACAGCAGGTCTTATCATTTTCATATCCGTTTTAATCCTTGATTACTAAGATACGTAACGAGATCGTTAACCTTCACCCGTACCTGTTTCATGGAGTCCCGGTCCCTGACCGTTACCGTATCATCCTCCAACGTATCGAAATCGATCGTGATACAATAAGGTGTACCTATCTGGTCCTGCCGTCTGTACCGTCGACCGATCGCGCCTGACTCGTCGTAGAAAGCGCGGTATTGTTTCGAAATCATGTCGTATACCTCCCTCGCCTTTTTGACCAGTTGTTCCCGATTTGAGAGCAACGGAAAAACCGCAACCTGGACAGGTGCCATCTGTTTAGACATCCGTAACACTACACGTTTTTCAACACCGCCTTTAGCGGTCGGTGCATAATCGATCGAATACGCAGCATCGATGATTGCAAACACGTTTCTATCTATTCCGAAACTCAGTTCGATGACGTGCGGATAAAACCTTGTCCCGTCTTTTCGTAGAGCCGTCAGTTCGTGTCCAGAGGCTTTGGAATGACCTTTCAGATCATGGTCCCCACGGTAATGTACACCTGCGATCTCGCGGAACGTACCGAAGGATCGGAAGAAGAATTCTATGTCCCAATGCAGGATGTTGTAGAACGCCTTTTCTTTATCGCTGAGTTCTCTGATCCGAACCCTGTCTTCGGGTAACCCTATCGTGTTAATCAGAAAATCGTAGACCCGTGAGAGATAGAATGCGTACATCTTAGGCAATTCCAGTTCTGCCAACCGATAACGTTCCGTATCTTTATCCGTAACACGTTTAACATTTATCATCATGTCTTTCACATCTTTGTATCTTGGTTCGTTATCTATCTCGTCGGGGTCGAAGAAGACCTGCAGTTCCGCCTGTGAGAACTCCCGTAACCTGAACAACGCCTGCCTAGGTGAGATCTCATTACGATATGCGCGCCCTATCACTGCCAAACCCAAGGGTAGTTTGTTCCTCAACGATTCGAATTCTCTTTCAAAACACATGTACGGTGATTGAG is part of the Candidatus Micrarchaeota archaeon genome and encodes:
- a CDS encoding glycine--tRNA ligase; translation: MTNKNRNGQEKCEWNFDDLMKLAVNQGFFYPSCEIYGSKGGFYDYGHLGTLIKRKWETLWRSYFLSLHHNFWEIDGATVMPKGVFVGSGHLENFVDPLVVCKKCGARHRADHLVETELGIENAEDLTLEEMNELITEHQLKCPKCGGELSVAQWFNLMFDVTVGSSMGDLKGMLRDLKKIDDKERVLQIVDKIKQVMKDVDENTMYLRPETAQSPYMCFEREFESLRNKLPLGLAVIGRAYRNEISPRQALFRLREFSQAELQVFFDPDEIDNEPRYKDVKDMMINVKRVTDKDTERYRLAELELPKMYAFYLSRVYDFLINTIGLPEDRVRIRELSDKEKAFYNILHWDIEFFFRSFGTFREIAGVHYRGDHDLKGHSKASGHELTALRKDGTRFYPHVIELSFGIDRNVFAIIDAAYSIDYAPTAKGGVEKRVVLRMSKQMAPVQVAVFPLLSNREQLVKKAREVYDMISKQYRAFYDESGAIGRRYRRQDQIGTPYCITIDFDTLEDDTVTVRDRDSMKQVRVKVNDLVTYLSNQGLKRI